From Glycine soja cultivar W05 chromosome 4, ASM419377v2, whole genome shotgun sequence, the proteins below share one genomic window:
- the LOC114409570 gene encoding uncharacterized protein LOC114409570: protein MSSMITSQGVLLATAMAVSGTVIVLALRLQRSFLAIQFPVHEISHPSTPILRSCISSVRNKREKKRVHFADDVVDSCGDGEEFRRQQRVNRNFWCSKSESKVRKNCEGKSDVRGMPANRVALYNGILRDRVAQRMTYSY, encoded by the exons ATGTCTTCAATGATAACCTCACAAGGGGTGCTCTTAGCCACCGCCATGGCCGTCTCAGGCACAGTCATCGTTCTTGCTCTGCGCCTCCAACGATCTTTCCTAGCCATCCAATTCCCGGTTCATGAAATTTCTCACCCATCTACTCCAATTCTGCGATCTTGCATATCCTCAG TTCGGAACAAGAGGGAGAAGAAGAGGGTGCACTTTGCGGATGATGTGGTGGATTCATGTGGGGACGGAGAAGAGTTCAGGAGGCAGCAACGTGTTAATAGAAACTTTTggtgttcaaaatcagaatctaAGGTTCGGAAGAATTGTGAAGGCAAGAGTGATGTTAGAGGAATGCCAGCTAATAGGGTAGCCCTCTATAATGGAATTCTCAGGGATCGTGTGGCCCAAAGAATGACTTACTCGTACTGA